A single genomic interval of Mycolicibacterium sp. MU0053 harbors:
- a CDS encoding AAA family ATPase, with the protein MTTAGMQLDHREVAEAQRIVGAVASSFSAKVVGQGHLRESMLVALLAGGHLLIESVPGLAKTTAARVIAESIDGEFRRIQCTPDLLPSDIIGTQVYEAATNSFVTQLGPVHANIVLLDEINRSSAKTQSAMLEAMEERQTTIAGVQYPMPRPFLVIATQNPVDQEGTYPLSEAQTDRFMLKELVGYPSVDDEVEVIARMDAGVFDRDRPAAPVVTAADIRRVQELTRAVHMAPELIRYASTLVSVTRDPEQYLPAQLARLVEYGASPRATIAFCRTARAMAVLRGRNHVVPEDVARLAHRVLRHRFILGFQAASERVTPDVVVDAVLRAVPVP; encoded by the coding sequence ATGACCACAGCAGGTATGCAGCTCGACCATCGGGAGGTGGCCGAGGCGCAGCGCATCGTCGGCGCCGTGGCCTCGTCGTTCTCGGCCAAGGTCGTCGGACAGGGACATCTCCGCGAATCCATGCTGGTGGCCTTGTTGGCCGGCGGCCATCTGCTCATCGAGAGTGTGCCCGGCCTGGCCAAGACCACCGCGGCCCGGGTCATCGCCGAGTCCATCGATGGCGAGTTCCGGCGCATCCAGTGCACGCCGGACCTGCTCCCCAGTGACATCATCGGCACGCAGGTCTACGAGGCGGCCACCAACTCGTTCGTCACGCAGCTCGGTCCGGTGCACGCCAACATCGTGCTGCTCGACGAGATCAACCGCTCGAGTGCCAAGACACAGAGCGCCATGCTCGAGGCGATGGAGGAACGCCAAACGACCATCGCCGGCGTGCAGTATCCGATGCCCCGGCCGTTCCTGGTCATCGCCACGCAGAACCCGGTCGACCAGGAGGGCACGTATCCGCTGTCCGAGGCGCAGACCGACCGGTTCATGCTCAAGGAACTGGTGGGCTACCCGTCGGTCGACGACGAGGTCGAGGTCATCGCGCGGATGGACGCCGGGGTGTTCGACCGGGACCGACCTGCCGCACCGGTCGTCACCGCGGCTGATATTCGACGCGTCCAGGAACTGACCCGCGCGGTACACATGGCTCCGGAGTTGATCCGGTACGCCAGCACGCTGGTCTCCGTCACCCGGGATCCGGAGCAGTACCTGCCCGCGCAGCTGGCCCGCCTGGTCGAGTACGGCGCGAGCCCTCGTGCCACCATCGCGTTCTGTCGCACCGCACGGGCCATGGCCGTGCTGCGCGGCCGCAATCATGTTGTGCCCGAGGACGTTGCGCGGCTGGCGCACCGAGTGCTGCGGCATCGCTTCATCCTGGGCTTCCAGGCCGCGAGCGAGCGCGTCACCCCGGATGTCGTCGTCGACGCGGTGCTGCGAGCGGTCCCGGTGCCCTGA
- a CDS encoding oxygenase MpaB family protein, which yields MTATSDIDVAAPASEPAAPELVPLDSLTAEHTGRWTFLILDGAAFMMQAMHPVIAEITGRYSAAFHGDPAGRAVRSIDSVLRWTYGGTEAVAEGDRVRAMHQPIVMKSADTGKQISALNPEAYQWVIATGYLVTAKAGRLLIGREFTNAEKEELLRDNGRLARLLHVPMRGYPTTDAEFDEYFEAMVDTLQGTPQAHKLVEDMVTGQIDLPPALPKFLYPVVRAAVRPLLRFNYLSIVGLLDPRLRDKLGLTWSAAEERQLTRIYAAIRLAYRVLPDRLTYFPLAYHARKHHECLEKMKVRQQKSFAYHLPADDG from the coding sequence ATGACTGCCACAAGTGACATCGACGTCGCAGCGCCAGCGTCCGAGCCGGCCGCACCCGAGTTGGTCCCGCTGGACTCCCTGACCGCCGAGCACACCGGGCGGTGGACCTTCCTGATCCTGGACGGCGCGGCATTCATGATGCAGGCGATGCATCCGGTGATCGCCGAGATCACCGGGCGCTACTCGGCGGCGTTCCACGGCGATCCGGCCGGGCGCGCGGTGCGCTCAATCGACTCCGTGCTGCGCTGGACCTACGGCGGGACCGAGGCCGTAGCCGAGGGCGATCGGGTCCGTGCGATGCACCAACCCATCGTGATGAAGAGCGCCGACACCGGCAAGCAGATCAGCGCGCTGAATCCCGAGGCCTATCAGTGGGTGATCGCGACCGGCTACCTCGTGACCGCCAAGGCCGGCCGGCTGTTGATCGGACGGGAGTTCACCAACGCCGAGAAGGAGGAGCTGCTGCGCGACAACGGGCGGCTGGCGCGCCTGCTGCATGTTCCGATGCGCGGCTACCCGACCACCGACGCCGAGTTCGATGAGTACTTCGAGGCGATGGTCGACACGCTGCAGGGCACTCCGCAGGCCCACAAGCTGGTCGAGGACATGGTCACGGGGCAGATCGACCTGCCGCCGGCACTACCCAAATTCCTCTATCCCGTGGTCCGGGCCGCGGTCCGGCCGCTGCTGCGGTTCAACTACCTGTCCATCGTCGGGTTGCTCGACCCCCGGCTCCGGGACAAACTCGGTCTCACCTGGAGCGCGGCCGAGGAACGCCAGCTCACCCGGATCTATGCCGCGATCCGGCTGGCCTACCGAGTCCTGCCCGACCGGCTCACCTACTTTCCGCTGGCCTACCACGCCCGCAAACATCACGAATGCCTGGAGAAGATGAAGGTGCGTCAGCAGAAGTCGTTCGCCTACCACCTCCCAGCAGACGACGGCTAG
- a CDS encoding vWA domain-containing protein — MSVHPVLPPVALTVLFAVFLGARVLVLRRSSGPSRSGPAWWRWGGVTAAGVLLFLAALRPALGGTEAPVPAGDGAPNIFVVLDNSPSMAAPMGADRSRMAVARADIDALIDRYPDARFAVLEFAAQPARLWPLSADTWSLRPVLDTVRPQPATPENIARTNAGAAGTMLRYQLISAGQQYPRADNLVFYLGAGAPESEVPQREFVLSGTTVDGGAVLGYGDAAAEPVLRAVADQIGVAYQARSAAAPLEEVLPPDGVDDDSGPMVRASERTELYWIPAAAAAILLLIELYLVLLTLRTHLRKSGAP; from the coding sequence ATGAGTGTGCATCCCGTGCTGCCGCCGGTGGCGCTCACCGTGCTGTTCGCCGTCTTCCTCGGTGCTCGAGTGCTGGTGCTGCGACGGAGTTCGGGTCCGTCGCGCTCCGGGCCGGCGTGGTGGCGTTGGGGTGGCGTGACCGCGGCCGGGGTGCTGTTGTTTCTCGCGGCGCTGCGGCCCGCTCTCGGCGGGACCGAAGCTCCCGTGCCGGCGGGCGACGGCGCACCGAATATCTTTGTGGTGCTGGACAACTCCCCGAGCATGGCGGCACCGATGGGTGCGGACCGCTCCCGAATGGCGGTTGCCCGAGCCGATATCGACGCGCTGATCGACCGGTATCCGGACGCGCGTTTTGCGGTGCTCGAATTCGCCGCCCAGCCGGCGCGGCTCTGGCCGCTGTCTGCGGACACCTGGAGCCTGCGGCCGGTCCTCGATACCGTGCGTCCCCAACCGGCCACACCCGAGAACATCGCCCGTACCAATGCCGGTGCGGCCGGCACGATGCTGCGCTATCAGCTCATCAGTGCCGGCCAGCAGTACCCGCGCGCCGACAACCTGGTGTTCTATCTGGGCGCCGGCGCGCCCGAATCCGAAGTACCGCAACGTGAGTTTGTGCTTTCGGGGACGACCGTGGACGGCGGCGCGGTGCTCGGCTACGGCGACGCCGCCGCAGAACCCGTGCTGCGTGCGGTCGCCGACCAGATCGGCGTGGCCTACCAGGCCCGTTCGGCGGCCGCTCCGCTCGAGGAGGTGCTGCCCCCCGACGGCGTCGACGACGACTCCGGCCCGATGGTGCGTGCCTCGGAGCGCACCGAGCTGTATTGGATTCCCGCCGCCGCCGCGGCGATCCTGCTCTTGATCGAGCTCTATCTGGTGTTGCTGACGCTGCGCACCCACCTCCGAAAGTCCGGTGCACCATGA
- the modA gene encoding molybdate ABC transporter substrate-binding protein produces MRTRGWAAIGAVVVALTGCGAAPRGSDDVLTVFAAASLHAAFSEIGAQFETAHPGAMVEFSFAGSSTLATQLVEGAPADVFASADARNMAKVVDAGLVGGAPVDFAANTLTIVVAAGNPKSVSTFRDLSGPGLTVVTCAPVVPCGAATATATAAVGVELDPVSEESSVADVLNKVTSGQADAGIVYVTDALGAGDRVTEVPFPAAAAAPTTYPIAPLAGAAKPELAQRFVDYVTGAPGQRVLADHGFAPAPTT; encoded by the coding sequence ATGCGGACGCGGGGTTGGGCCGCCATCGGAGCGGTGGTGGTGGCGTTGACCGGGTGCGGTGCGGCGCCGCGGGGCTCCGATGACGTCCTCACGGTGTTTGCCGCGGCGTCGCTGCACGCCGCGTTCAGCGAGATCGGTGCGCAGTTCGAGACCGCCCATCCGGGCGCGATGGTCGAATTCTCCTTCGCCGGTTCCTCGACGTTGGCCACTCAACTGGTGGAGGGTGCGCCCGCGGATGTGTTCGCCTCGGCCGACGCGCGCAACATGGCGAAGGTGGTCGACGCCGGATTGGTCGGGGGCGCCCCGGTCGACTTCGCCGCCAACACCCTGACGATCGTCGTCGCCGCCGGTAATCCGAAGAGCGTGAGCACCTTTCGGGATCTGTCCGGTCCCGGCCTGACGGTCGTGACCTGCGCACCGGTCGTTCCGTGTGGCGCCGCCACCGCCACCGCCACAGCCGCCGTGGGCGTCGAACTCGATCCGGTCAGCGAGGAATCCTCGGTCGCCGATGTGCTGAACAAGGTCACCAGCGGCCAGGCCGACGCCGGAATCGTCTATGTCACCGATGCCCTGGGCGCCGGTGATCGGGTCACCGAGGTGCCGTTCCCGGCGGCCGCCGCGGCGCCCACCACCTACCCGATCGCGCCGCTCGCGGGGGCCGCGAAGCCGGAACTGGCCCAGCGCTTCGTCGATTACGTCACCGGCGCGCCGGGACAGCGGGTGCTGGCCGACCACGGGTTTGCCCCGGCCCCCACCACCTAG
- a CDS encoding DUF58 domain-containing protein, protein MGSYLDRARMHFGRDTGGFLEGGRYALIHTRSMEFDELRPYVPGDDVRDIDWKATARSGHTLIKRFVTEKHHKIIVVADAGRNTMAWAPSGEPKRDVATTVIGAMGLITLQRSDEIGMVFGDARGCVDIRLRRGDAHIESMLHRFNDHTLTSPARSDVVTQLNWVARHYRHPLLVVAVSDEPDADQRLSEVLRPLTAGHDVIWTMIADMPAIGSADDDRAGYDVSTGRFVDSGASLGAEVVEAYRAAEAARRRALTEFLTSHGVAHATLTGSRDVRAALTSVTGVLTRAR, encoded by the coding sequence ATGGGAAGCTACCTCGACCGGGCCCGAATGCATTTCGGCCGCGACACCGGCGGATTCCTGGAGGGCGGGCGCTACGCGCTGATCCACACCCGCAGCATGGAATTCGACGAGTTGCGCCCCTATGTGCCCGGTGACGACGTTCGCGACATCGACTGGAAGGCCACGGCGCGTTCGGGTCACACGCTGATCAAGCGGTTCGTCACCGAGAAGCACCACAAGATCATCGTCGTCGCCGACGCCGGACGGAACACCATGGCGTGGGCGCCGTCGGGCGAGCCGAAGCGCGATGTGGCCACCACCGTGATCGGCGCGATGGGTCTGATCACGCTGCAGCGTTCCGACGAGATCGGCATGGTGTTCGGCGACGCCCGGGGGTGTGTGGACATCCGGCTGCGCCGCGGCGACGCGCACATCGAAAGCATGTTGCACCGCTTCAACGACCACACCCTGACCAGCCCGGCGCGCAGCGACGTTGTGACACAACTGAACTGGGTCGCGCGGCACTACCGACACCCGCTGCTGGTGGTGGCGGTCTCCGATGAGCCCGACGCCGACCAGCGGCTGTCGGAGGTACTGCGGCCGCTCACCGCCGGGCATGACGTGATCTGGACGATGATCGCGGACATGCCGGCGATCGGCTCGGCCGACGACGACCGCGCGGGCTACGACGTGAGCACCGGTCGCTTCGTGGACAGCGGTGCGAGCTTGGGAGCAGAGGTGGTCGAGGCCTACCGGGCCGCCGAGGCCGCGCGCCGCCGTGCGTTGACGGAGTTCTTGACCTCCCACGGTGTCGCGCATGCCACGCTCACCGGTAGCCGTGACGTGCGCGCTGCGCTGACATCCGTGACCGGGGTGCTCACCCGTGCCCGATGA